Proteins from a single region of Candidatus Latescibacter sp.:
- a CDS encoding response regulator, translated as MQRNILWADDEIDILKGHIIFLEKKGYHITPVSNGEDAITLVKQQTFDAILLDEMMPGLDGLSVLTEIKNLDPGLPVVMITKSEEEHIMNDAMGARISDYLIKPVNPSQIFTTLKRLLDTRQLRSERVSREYAMQANQNRLELAMGLDHERWALIHSRLSTWDIEIEEFNDSGLNQIHADQKVEFNHEFSRYVEKNYLSWIQGKGPLLSHQVFDQYVAPLLKNEEKLYIFVIDCFRLDHWLAIEPTLEKMFQVQRSYYYSLLPTATPFCRNALFSGLLPSEIAKIYPELYLSGGHEETGMNLHESSLLEMYLARKGIRLDRKPHFEKIANTENATAFHKKLGNLRDNRCVTVVYNFIDILSHHRSESDILQEIAPDDAAFRSLTRSWFGHSVLLDILQSISEEGGTVILTTDHGSITGTKASIVRGDRSTSTNVRYKYGRNLKCNPSEVFFVDNPEAYGLPSVGAGTNYLFAKDDYYLVYPNNFREYEKLYRNTLQHGGISMEEMILPIGILRSR; from the coding sequence ATGCAGCGTAACATACTCTGGGCGGACGACGAGATTGATATTCTCAAGGGGCATATCATTTTCCTCGAGAAAAAAGGCTATCACATCACTCCCGTTTCCAACGGCGAGGACGCTATAACCCTGGTGAAACAGCAGACGTTCGATGCCATACTCCTGGATGAGATGATGCCCGGACTCGATGGGCTAAGCGTGCTGACCGAGATCAAGAACCTTGATCCGGGTCTTCCGGTAGTGATGATCACCAAGAGCGAGGAAGAGCACATCATGAATGACGCCATGGGGGCGCGGATAAGCGATTATCTGATCAAGCCGGTAAATCCGAGCCAGATATTCACCACGCTCAAACGTCTGCTCGATACCCGTCAGCTCCGCAGCGAGCGGGTAAGCCGGGAATACGCCATGCAGGCCAACCAGAACAGGCTGGAGCTTGCCATGGGGCTGGATCATGAGCGCTGGGCGCTCATCCATTCCCGTCTTTCGACCTGGGACATCGAGATAGAAGAATTCAATGACTCCGGACTGAATCAGATTCATGCCGACCAGAAGGTGGAATTCAATCATGAGTTCTCCAGATATGTGGAGAAGAATTACCTCTCCTGGATCCAGGGGAAAGGGCCGCTTTTGTCCCATCAGGTATTTGACCAGTATGTCGCCCCGCTCTTAAAAAACGAAGAAAAGCTCTATATCTTCGTTATCGACTGCTTCCGCCTCGATCACTGGCTGGCGATCGAGCCAACGCTGGAAAAGATGTTCCAGGTGCAGCGCTCTTATTACTATTCCCTGCTCCCAACCGCTACTCCGTTTTGCCGTAACGCGCTTTTCTCCGGTCTTCTCCCCAGCGAAATCGCCAAGATTTATCCGGAGCTTTATCTCTCCGGCGGTCACGAGGAGACGGGCATGAATCTCCATGAGTCTTCCCTTTTAGAAATGTATCTGGCACGCAAAGGGATCCGTCTCGACCGCAAACCCCATTTCGAAAAAATCGCCAATACGGAGAATGCCACCGCGTTTCATAAGAAACTGGGCAACCTTCGGGATAACCGCTGTGTAACCGTAGTATATAATTTTATCGACATCCTCTCGCACCATCGCTCGGAAAGCGATATCCTCCAGGAAATCGCCCCCGATGACGCCGCGTTCCGCAGTCTCACCCGGTCCTGGTTCGGCCATTCGGTGCTGCTCGACATTCTCCAGTCGATCTCCGAAGAAGGAGGAACGGTGATTCTGACCACCGATCACGGCAGTATCACCGGAACAAAGGCGAGCATCGTCCGCGGAGACCGCTCCACCTCGACCAATGTTCGCTACAAGTACGGCCGCAACCTGAAATGCAATCCTTCGGAGGTTTTCTTCGTCGATAATCCGGAGGCATACGGCCTTCCTTCAGTGGGAGCCGGCACCAACTACCTTTTCGCCAAGGACGATTACTATCTGGTGTACCCGAACAACTTCCGGGAGTATGAAAAACTCTATCGGAACACCCTCCAGCACGGAGGGATATCCATGGAGGAGATGATCCTGCCCATCGGTATTCTGAGGTCGCGATGA
- a CDS encoding nucleotidyltransferase domain-containing protein: protein MVDKILLSQAVASIVEKFKPDRIILFGSQARGTADERSDADLLVISRFTGKRREILAELYWTLRDSGFAQDIILMTPEEYESERQIPGTIARPASKEGKVLYERSR from the coding sequence ATGGTTGATAAAATACTTTTATCCCAAGCGGTTGCCAGTATTGTGGAAAAATTCAAGCCGGACCGAATCATTCTCTTTGGTTCTCAGGCGCGCGGAACCGCCGACGAGCGGAGCGATGCAGATCTCCTTGTCATTTCCCGATTCACCGGAAAACGACGGGAAATACTGGCTGAACTATATTGGACGCTCCGCGATTCCGGGTTCGCTCAGGATATCATACTCATGACTCCCGAAGAGTATGAAAGCGAACGGCAGATTCCCGGAACGATTGCTCGCCCGGCTTCAAAGGAAGGGAAGGTGTTGTATGAACGTTCCCGATAG
- the tsaE gene encoding tRNA (adenosine(37)-N6)-threonylcarbamoyltransferase complex ATPase subunit type 1 TsaE gives MKEIHFTNSEGETTALAAAFARTLRSGDVVALTGELGAGKTVFAKGIASALKVEGEVTSPTFTLINEHRGEVTLYHMDLYRLNSLREMLDIGVEEYLYSDGICLVEWAEKMGKNFPANAIRVSIRYGSDNDNDHSRAIEIERNTIP, from the coding sequence ATGAAAGAAATTCATTTCACGAACTCCGAAGGGGAAACAACCGCCCTTGCCGCTGCTTTCGCCCGGACGCTCCGTTCCGGGGACGTGGTCGCTCTTACCGGAGAGCTGGGTGCGGGGAAAACGGTTTTCGCGAAAGGGATTGCCTCCGCTCTCAAGGTAGAAGGCGAGGTCACCAGCCCGACTTTCACCCTCATCAACGAGCACCGGGGAGAGGTCACCCTTTATCACATGGACCTCTACCGCCTGAACAGCCTCCGGGAGATGCTCGATATCGGAGTGGAGGAGTATTTATACAGCGACGGCATCTGCCTGGTGGAATGGGCGGAAAAGATGGGCAAAAATTTCCCGGCGAACGCCATCCGGGTATCCATTCGTTATGGCAGCGACAATGATAACGATCACAGCCGTGCGATTGAAATTGAAAGGAATACTATTCCATGA
- a CDS encoding glycosyltransferase — protein MRIGVVSLYYPSARNPFFGTYVKEELDSLMEHVDIRLIAPFFNQFWLGEPHSWTAPRGYPVLRPFSLGFPRWFFQSLCPKSLSVSLSLAGKFFSGCDLVHVHNAFPDAVAAVKAFRRLYPVVVTVHGSDVNICAMNPSLRPAIVGTLNSSARIISVSRDLKNTLREIGVTTEIEIIPNGIDTSLFTPGEKREACKKLGFDPDLPRVIFIGNFLPVKGIEYLIGALPEVQYFHPECELVLVGAGPGGKDSAVYRKQIRDLGIERRVRIHEKVPNYELPVWIRASDVLALPSISEGFGIVAVEALACGRPVVATRSGGPEEIVKEGLGFLVPPGDSEPLGDAIVKALFRRGILGPERLAESVRERFSLSEIAKRIVKVYEEVCREGCLR, from the coding sequence ATGAGAATAGGTGTGGTTTCCCTGTATTACCCCTCTGCCCGCAACCCATTCTTCGGGACGTATGTCAAAGAAGAGTTGGACAGCCTGATGGAACATGTTGATATACGATTAATAGCGCCCTTTTTTAACCAGTTCTGGCTGGGTGAGCCGCATTCCTGGACAGCGCCGCGCGGATACCCGGTGCTGCGGCCGTTTTCGCTGGGTTTCCCCCGATGGTTTTTCCAATCGCTTTGTCCGAAAAGCCTGTCCGTTTCTCTTTCGCTGGCCGGAAAATTCTTCTCAGGGTGCGACCTTGTGCATGTGCATAATGCTTTTCCCGACGCGGTAGCTGCTGTGAAGGCTTTCAGACGTCTGTATCCGGTGGTGGTGACCGTGCACGGAAGCGATGTCAATATCTGCGCCATGAACCCATCTCTCAGACCGGCGATAGTCGGAACTCTTAACTCTTCCGCACGCATAATTTCTGTCAGCCGCGATCTGAAAAACACCCTCCGGGAAATCGGTGTAACCACGGAAATTGAAATTATTCCGAACGGAATCGATACTTCCCTTTTTACTCCCGGAGAAAAGCGGGAGGCGTGTAAGAAGCTCGGATTTGACCCTGACCTGCCGCGAGTCATCTTCATCGGGAACTTTTTACCGGTTAAAGGCATTGAATATCTTATCGGGGCATTGCCTGAGGTGCAGTATTTTCATCCGGAGTGCGAGCTTGTACTCGTCGGGGCCGGTCCCGGCGGAAAGGACAGCGCTGTCTATCGGAAACAGATACGGGATCTGGGGATCGAGCGGCGGGTGAGAATCCATGAAAAAGTGCCGAACTATGAACTCCCCGTATGGATACGGGCTTCGGATGTTCTCGCTCTCCCGAGTATCAGCGAGGGTTTCGGAATTGTAGCGGTTGAGGCTCTCGCCTGCGGAAGGCCGGTAGTCGCGACACGCTCCGGCGGCCCTGAAGAAATTGTAAAGGAGGGTCTTGGATTTCTTGTACCGCCCGGTGATTCGGAACCATTGGGGGATGCGATAGTGAAAGCGCTGTTTCGGAGAGGCATTCTTGGACCGGAACGGCTTGCGGAATCTGTGAGGGAGCGTTTCTCCCTTTCAGAAATCGCAAAACGGATTGTGAAGGTATATGAAGAGGTTTGCAGGGAGGGTTGTTTACGGTGA
- a CDS encoding HAMP domain-containing sensor histidine kinase encodes MNSITSKRKFSGFSSGTVKATIFILLVGIALTFWLYTQMIFDHVRNYQKSVIKTQVEIYISIIDPKYPDTTGLSTSMFQNVVQESPYDIIFSDKYLNPVQGYWRNVGIDPADTTLKARLKLIDLMKKMDRTNRPEPISMPRLELHIDTLIVYEEPPSRFFPVVVTDSLGVFLYGRNIPSKEDRLKIHSSIEEIDSFSPPERFLTENKPQLIFHGVNYMGNWPMIVAMKKTGQPIYWKGFPTIVRNDTSRTAMDQLKAAAKRLKKEGNWYEIVPIYTVIVDRTWFLHYGDLKFLSLIGWLPIIQFMVILILLYVGFIGFRNITNAEQRSIWVGMAKETAHQLGTPISSIGGWLELLKTEQDPSLLDQAVTEMEYDVKRLTRVAARFSSIGSRPELQPLMLSDVIEEVLDYYRARVPHMGRSVTIEGNYSGNLRIMGNHELLNWAFENLIKNSIASIENRDGRISVTGMMTKDFKHVILDFKDNGKGIPHSDQGKVMKPGFTTKKRGWGLGLSLAQRIINDYHGGRIMLLESKPGAGTIFRVILPTVKEKI; translated from the coding sequence GTGAATTCTATAACATCAAAACGTAAATTCTCCGGGTTCTCTTCAGGGACTGTAAAAGCCACCATCTTCATCCTCCTTGTCGGCATAGCTCTCACTTTCTGGCTGTATACCCAGATGATTTTCGATCATGTGCGGAATTATCAGAAATCGGTAATAAAAACTCAGGTGGAGATTTACATCAGCATCATTGACCCCAAGTATCCCGATACAACCGGACTGAGCACCAGCATGTTCCAAAATGTTGTCCAGGAATCGCCCTACGATATCATTTTTTCAGACAAGTATTTGAATCCGGTGCAAGGTTACTGGAGAAATGTCGGCATAGACCCCGCCGACACCACCCTGAAAGCGCGGCTGAAACTTATCGATCTCATGAAAAAGATGGACAGGACAAATCGACCAGAGCCGATCTCCATGCCCCGGCTGGAGCTGCATATCGATACTCTCATTGTTTACGAGGAACCTCCTTCGCGGTTTTTTCCGGTGGTGGTTACCGATTCGCTGGGTGTGTTTCTGTACGGCAGGAACATTCCGTCAAAAGAAGACCGGCTGAAGATTCATTCCTCCATCGAAGAGATAGATTCTTTTTCTCCGCCGGAGCGCTTCCTTACAGAGAACAAACCTCAGCTTATTTTCCACGGTGTAAATTATATGGGAAACTGGCCGATGATCGTGGCCATGAAAAAAACCGGCCAGCCCATCTACTGGAAGGGATTTCCCACTATCGTCCGGAATGATACATCCCGGACAGCGATGGATCAGCTTAAAGCTGCGGCAAAGAGATTAAAAAAGGAAGGGAACTGGTATGAGATCGTTCCCATCTATACGGTGATTGTGGACCGTACCTGGTTTCTTCACTACGGAGACCTCAAATTTCTCTCGTTGATCGGATGGCTTCCCATCATCCAGTTCATGGTTATTCTCATTCTGCTCTATGTCGGATTCATCGGATTCAGGAATATTACCAACGCGGAGCAGCGGTCTATCTGGGTGGGTATGGCCAAGGAGACAGCCCATCAGCTCGGGACGCCCATCAGCTCTATCGGCGGCTGGCTCGAGCTTTTAAAAACGGAACAGGACCCCTCTCTCCTCGACCAGGCGGTTACAGAAATGGAGTATGATGTAAAGCGTCTGACGAGGGTGGCTGCGCGGTTTTCCAGCATCGGATCCCGCCCGGAATTGCAACCATTAATGCTTTCGGACGTTATTGAAGAAGTACTGGATTACTATCGCGCCAGGGTTCCCCACATGGGGAGGAGTGTGACTATCGAGGGGAACTATTCTGGAAATCTGCGGATCATGGGCAACCACGAGCTTTTGAACTGGGCGTTCGAAAATCTCATCAAGAACTCCATCGCCTCCATTGAAAACAGGGATGGCCGTATCTCGGTGACCGGGATGATGACCAAGGATTTCAAACATGTCATTCTCGATTTCAAAGACAACGGGAAAGGAATCCCGCACTCCGATCAGGGGAAAGTGATGAAACCCGGGTTTACCACAAAGAAACGGGGATGGGGGCTGGGACTCAGCCTGGCACAAAGGATCATAAACGATTACCACGGGGGCAGGATCATGCTTCTTGAGAGCAAGCCCGGGGCCGGAACCATTTTCCGGGTGATTCTCCCTACAGTAAAAGAAAAAATTTGA
- a CDS encoding FRG domain-containing protein, translated as MNEITPELESMINKANQVHESMEINKKTIYSSDEFFKWLAGVDPIHAIYRGVRDEKYELIPKIGRGEGGKFNKKKQEIEILDEFKRRAIPYVTYQYDNEWEWLALAQHHGLKTRLLDWTDNLLIAAYFAVHNNSHNNSAIYVYSKDFLKITNYKISPFEISSVCIYYPKHISNRISAQSALFTAHPFPSETFTDDKLEKRIIDSKCAFELELQLRNCGIHAASVFPNLDGVAQFINDQVYW; from the coding sequence ATGAATGAAATTACCCCCGAACTTGAATCCATGATAAATAAAGCAAATCAGGTTCATGAATCCATGGAAATAAATAAAAAAACAATTTATTCTTCTGATGAATTTTTTAAATGGCTTGCAGGTGTTGATCCCATTCATGCCATTTATCGTGGTGTTAGGGACGAAAAATATGAATTGATACCTAAAATCGGACGCGGCGAAGGCGGCAAATTTAATAAAAAAAAACAAGAAATTGAAATATTAGACGAATTCAAAAGACGTGCTATTCCTTATGTTACATATCAATATGACAATGAATGGGAATGGCTGGCACTTGCTCAACACCATGGATTAAAAACACGTCTACTTGATTGGACGGATAATCTTCTTATAGCTGCATATTTTGCTGTTCATAATAACTCTCATAATAATTCAGCAATTTATGTTTATTCGAAAGATTTTCTTAAAATAACAAATTACAAAATATCGCCATTTGAAATTTCAAGCGTTTGTATTTATTATCCAAAACATATTTCCAACCGTATTTCAGCTCAGTCAGCCTTATTTACAGCACACCCTTTCCCTTCTGAAACATTTACAGATGATAAATTGGAGAAACGGATAATTGATAGTAAATGCGCTTTTGAATTAGAACTTCAGTTGCGAAATTGTGGAATACATGCCGCATCCGTTTTTCCAAATCTTGATGGGGTTGCTCAATTTATTAATGACCAAGTATATTGGTAA
- a CDS encoding nodulation protein NfeD, with the protein MNVPDSAFIKKVPFFIILLLFLTAPFVWAAFLKVPIEGAIDGGLAAFISRNVSEAEKMHADGIIFHVNTPGGRIDSAVDIKDVILNSKVPTIAFVDKSAISAGSLISLACDSIYMAAGSSIGAATAVDLEGKKASEKVISYMRAQMRATAEAKHRRTDIAQAMVDEDIAIPGLTAKGKLLTLTYSEALAVGISNGTVTGIDDILARLGKKNTPVIESRINWAERVVRFLTDPIVSSLLLTIGFLGLVMELKAPGWGIGGTIALIALGLFFGSHYIVKLAGILEILLFAAGVLLVLFEIFIAPGFGIPGVVGIVLILASFFLSLVGKMPSRGDFITAAHTMGWTFLLTVVLGYFVIRFLPKTNLFNKIIMAAVENRSEGFSSADTAGELVGMTGTATSNLRPAGKAEINGKRLDVVTEGEYILKGAPIVVTEVHGSRIVVKEMSS; encoded by the coding sequence ATGAACGTTCCCGATAGTGCCTTTATAAAAAAAGTACCTTTCTTCATCATCTTGTTACTTTTTTTAACCGCTCCATTCGTATGGGCTGCCTTTCTTAAAGTACCCATAGAAGGCGCCATTGACGGCGGCCTAGCGGCATTCATATCCCGCAATGTGAGCGAGGCGGAAAAGATGCACGCGGACGGCATCATCTTCCATGTCAACACTCCCGGCGGAAGGATCGACAGCGCTGTGGACATCAAGGACGTCATACTCAATTCGAAGGTTCCCACCATCGCCTTTGTGGACAAAAGCGCCATCTCCGCCGGTTCGCTCATCTCTCTCGCCTGCGACAGCATCTACATGGCGGCGGGATCCTCCATCGGCGCGGCGACAGCGGTGGACCTGGAAGGGAAAAAGGCCTCCGAGAAGGTTATCAGCTACATGCGGGCGCAGATGCGCGCCACCGCCGAGGCAAAGCATCGCCGTACCGACATCGCCCAGGCCATGGTGGATGAAGACATCGCCATCCCCGGCCTCACAGCAAAAGGTAAGCTCCTCACCCTGACCTACTCCGAAGCGCTTGCAGTCGGCATCTCCAACGGCACAGTCACCGGTATCGACGACATCCTTGCCCGGCTGGGAAAAAAGAACACGCCGGTCATCGAAAGCCGGATCAACTGGGCGGAGCGGGTGGTACGGTTCCTCACCGATCCCATCGTGAGCTCCCTGCTTCTGACCATCGGATTTCTCGGGCTTGTCATGGAGCTGAAAGCCCCCGGCTGGGGCATCGGGGGAACCATAGCCCTCATTGCCCTCGGGCTCTTCTTCGGCAGTCATTACATTGTGAAACTGGCGGGAATTCTGGAAATCCTGCTTTTCGCGGCGGGAGTTCTCCTCGTCCTGTTCGAGATATTCATCGCCCCCGGTTTCGGGATTCCGGGTGTGGTGGGAATCGTCCTCATACTCGCCAGTTTTTTTCTCAGCCTTGTGGGGAAAATGCCGAGCCGCGGGGATTTCATTACCGCCGCCCACACCATGGGATGGACATTCCTCCTCACCGTTGTCCTCGGATACTTCGTGATCCGCTTTCTCCCGAAAACGAACCTCTTCAACAAGATCATCATGGCCGCAGTGGAGAACCGGAGCGAAGGCTTCTCTTCCGCCGACACCGCCGGGGAACTTGTCGGCATGACCGGAACCGCGACCAGCAATCTCCGTCCTGCAGGGAAAGCGGAGATAAACGGGAAGCGCCTCGATGTAGTGACCGAAGGAGAATATATTTTAAAGGGAGCGCCAATTGTGGTCACCGAGGTACATGGGTCGAGGATTGTGGTGAAAGAAATGAGTTCGTGA
- a CDS encoding SDR family oxidoreductase, with product MTDDTNTEKQSIPLWKNPDLYCHDLPTEPCPDVGTVLVTGASGYIGGRLVPELTARGYRVRVMVRAALPESQELWPNIEVVVADALDKESLRKALSGIDTAYYLIHSLLLGPEKLEVAEIQASTNFRKVAEQEHVKRIIYLGGLGDIHYELSPHLRSRMKVSEELQHGSVPVTILRAAIIIGSGSASYEIIRHLVKRIPVFIIPRWAENLCQPIAIRDVIKYLVGVLETPATAGKSYDICGPDILTYKMMLKVCAEVYQLKRIFIPFPTWNIGIFSYFTSLLTPVPAQLTRYLMGGLTNDIVCQTTSIIVSIPFQCLSYREAITRAKNIEEQDTIFTRWTSAYPPAYELAVKLDELRERADYTTRYSLTTEKEAPALFQSICTVGGKEGWFSNNWMWRLRGLIDKIFMGVGDLRGRRSRNRLNINDVIGFWRIEDLRPNKRLLLRAEMKMPGKAWLEFTIEDDGDKRKLSVIPYYYTKTLAGKLYWYVFLPFHGYIFNDLIKDIEKKS from the coding sequence ATGACAGACGACACGAATACAGAAAAGCAATCGATACCCCTCTGGAAGAACCCCGATCTCTATTGTCACGATCTGCCGACCGAACCCTGTCCTGATGTGGGAACAGTCCTGGTGACCGGAGCTTCGGGATATATCGGCGGAAGGCTCGTTCCTGAGTTGACGGCCAGGGGTTACCGGGTTCGGGTCATGGTGAGAGCTGCATTGCCGGAATCTCAGGAACTCTGGCCGAATATCGAAGTAGTTGTCGCCGATGCATTGGATAAAGAGAGCCTTCGAAAAGCTCTATCAGGCATTGATACCGCTTATTATCTCATCCATTCGCTCCTCCTAGGACCGGAGAAGTTGGAAGTCGCGGAAATTCAGGCTTCAACAAATTTCAGAAAAGTTGCCGAACAGGAACATGTGAAGAGGATCATTTACCTGGGAGGTCTTGGCGATATCCATTACGAGCTATCGCCCCATCTGCGGAGCCGCATGAAGGTTTCCGAAGAGCTGCAGCACGGGTCCGTTCCGGTGACAATATTGAGAGCGGCAATTATCATCGGGTCGGGGAGCGCTTCATACGAAATTATTAGACACCTGGTAAAAAGGATTCCGGTTTTTATCATTCCCCGCTGGGCCGAAAATCTGTGCCAGCCCATTGCCATCCGTGATGTGATCAAATATCTGGTGGGAGTTCTGGAAACACCTGCCACAGCGGGAAAATCTTATGATATATGCGGACCGGATATACTGACCTATAAAATGATGCTCAAGGTATGCGCCGAAGTATATCAACTGAAAAGAATTTTTATCCCTTTTCCCACCTGGAATATCGGTATTTTTTCATATTTCACCAGCCTGCTGACGCCTGTGCCTGCACAATTGACAAGATATCTAATGGGGGGGCTCACGAACGATATAGTTTGTCAGACCACCTCCATCATTGTCAGCATTCCTTTTCAGTGCCTTAGTTACAGGGAAGCTATCACGCGGGCAAAGAATATCGAGGAGCAGGATACCATATTCACAAGGTGGACCAGCGCTTATCCTCCGGCATATGAGCTTGCTGTAAAACTCGATGAACTCCGGGAAAGGGCCGATTATACAACTCGATATTCTCTTACAACGGAAAAGGAAGCCCCGGCGCTGTTTCAATCTATCTGTACTGTCGGCGGCAAAGAGGGCTGGTTTTCCAACAACTGGATGTGGAGGCTCCGCGGTTTGATCGACAAAATATTCATGGGAGTTGGTGATTTGCGGGGCAGGAGAAGCCGGAACAGGTTGAATATCAACGATGTCATAGGTTTTTGGCGGATCGAAGACCTTCGTCCCAATAAACGCCTCCTCCTCCGGGCTGAAATGAAGATGCCCGGCAAGGCATGGCTGGAATTTACCATCGAAGATGATGGAGATAAAAGAAAGCTCTCCGTTATTCCCTATTATTACACGAAAACATTAGCCGGGAAGTTGTACTGGTATGTGTTTCTTCCCTTTCATGGGTATATTTTCAACGATCTTATCAAGGACATTGAAAAGAAGAGTTGA
- a CDS encoding sugar transferase has protein sequence MKSPYVKILLVLDQIMILSAFVFTYWLSFQSGISPNKIFIPLSHLLLPLVLINVFWLLLFALFGLYGKWKYASRFDELISVYKTITVGGVFFLLIAFSSDISLSTSKLIVLGYWASLVFLVGAERLAVRTVQRMLLLKGIGLRPSVIVGTLEYTADMLKKIKKAPALGYDVKGVVLIDRGRHPKSVEGIMVIGTVKDLHTIIQSLKITDVLIALEFREEEEIFRLVSAADSYEVDFSILPGPADILARRMMFNHLYGFPMIRILSEPMPPWEKNVKRVFDITASLAAIILFLPVMVLIAAAIKIETRGPVMYIQERVGYRGVPFKLWKFRSMFVDAEKLSGPVWADKNDIRITGVGRFIRKARMDELPQMYNVLKGDMSLVGPRPEREFFVEQLKKKIPYYPLRLKVKPGLTGWAQIKHNYDRSLDDVREKLKYDLYYIENMSLSMDFKILIATVFVVIGAKGAH, from the coding sequence GTGAAATCGCCCTATGTAAAAATTCTTCTGGTTTTGGACCAGATCATGATATTGTCGGCGTTTGTGTTCACTTACTGGCTGTCCTTTCAGAGCGGAATCTCCCCCAACAAGATTTTCATTCCGCTGAGCCATCTCCTGCTTCCCCTCGTGCTCATCAATGTCTTCTGGCTTCTTCTTTTTGCGCTGTTCGGCCTCTATGGAAAATGGAAATACGCCTCGCGGTTTGATGAGCTTATCTCGGTGTACAAGACAATTACGGTCGGAGGGGTTTTTTTCCTCCTGATCGCTTTTTCCTCGGATATCTCTCTTTCCACCTCTAAACTCATCGTTCTCGGATACTGGGCATCACTGGTATTCCTGGTGGGCGCGGAACGGCTGGCTGTGAGGACGGTGCAGCGGATGCTGCTTCTTAAGGGAATCGGGCTGAGACCATCGGTGATTGTCGGCACGCTCGAGTATACCGCCGACATGTTGAAGAAAATAAAAAAGGCGCCTGCCCTCGGCTATGATGTTAAAGGGGTGGTGCTCATCGACCGGGGCCGTCACCCGAAATCGGTAGAAGGAATCATGGTCATAGGAACTGTCAAAGATCTGCACACCATTATACAATCTCTGAAAATCACCGATGTTCTCATCGCCCTTGAATTCAGGGAAGAAGAGGAGATTTTCCGGCTTGTTTCAGCAGCGGATTCGTACGAAGTGGACTTTTCCATCCTCCCGGGGCCGGCGGATATTCTGGCCCGGAGAATGATGTTCAACCATCTGTACGGTTTCCCGATGATACGGATACTTTCAGAACCTATGCCGCCCTGGGAAAAGAATGTTAAACGGGTTTTCGATATTACGGCAAGTCTCGCGGCGATCATTTTGTTTCTCCCCGTAATGGTGCTCATTGCGGCGGCGATAAAGATTGAAACCCGCGGCCCGGTGATGTACATCCAGGAAAGGGTCGGGTATCGCGGAGTACCGTTCAAGCTCTGGAAATTCCGTTCCATGTTTGTTGACGCCGAAAAATTGAGCGGGCCGGTCTGGGCTGATAAGAACGACATCCGCATCACCGGGGTCGGCAGATTTATCCGTAAAGCGCGCATGGATGAGCTTCCCCAGATGTACAATGTTCTCAAAGGGGATATGAGCCTGGTCGGCCCGCGCCCGGAGAGGGAGTTTTTCGTGGAACAGCTCAAAAAGAAAATTCCCTACTATCCCCTGCGGCTCAAGGTGAAACCCGGACTGACCGGGTGGGCGCAGATAAAGCATAACTATGACCGCTCGCTCGATGATGTACGGGAAAAGTTGAAATATGATCTCTATTACATCGAGAACATGTCGCTCTCGATGGATTTCAAGATTCTCATCGCCACAGTTTTTGTCGTAATCGGTGCAAAAGGTGCTCATTAG
- a CDS encoding SoxR reducing system RseC family protein produces the protein MTGQGVIVSLKGNKATVKVTSEYECTGCAGKDHCYTNTHTNREITVVNEFGAQVSDKVIFEAEPGKVIFSAALIWILPIMAMIVGYLVGKQFGGGFLPIGAAFLFLGLTFLFLKILDNLISGGKTFYPQVTAVVESFEEGAEYCRKE, from the coding sequence ATGACCGGACAGGGAGTCATTGTTTCGCTCAAAGGAAACAAGGCCACAGTGAAAGTTACTTCCGAATACGAATGTACCGGGTGCGCCGGCAAAGATCATTGCTACACAAACACCCACACCAACCGTGAAATCACCGTGGTAAATGAGTTCGGCGCCCAGGTCTCGGACAAAGTGATCTTCGAGGCCGAGCCGGGGAAAGTCATCTTTTCCGCTGCCCTGATCTGGATACTCCCGATCATGGCCATGATAGTCGGCTACCTGGTCGGGAAACAGTTCGGAGGCGGATTTCTGCCCATCGGAGCGGCGTTTCTTTTCCTGGGGCTGACTTTTCTTTTCCTGAAAATCCTGGACAACCTCATTTCCGGCGGTAAAACCTTTTATCCCCAAGTCACCGCGGTGGTTGAATCTTTCGAGGAAGGCGCGGAATACTGTCGGAAGGAATAA